Genomic segment of Armatimonadota bacterium:
ACCGACAATTATGCGTCCGCGAAATCCAAGTACGACATTGCGAAGCAGTCCTACGACGAGATTTCTAAGCGGAACCTCGAATTGACCAGTCAGAACTCGAAGCTGACCAACGATAATGCCGACCTTGCGACCAAGGCGAAGCAGCTTCAGACGACCTTGACTGACCTGCAGGCCCAAATGGGTGGGCTGAACAAGGAAATCGAGTCGCTGAAGAAGGACAAGGAGGACGCTCAGCAAGAAGCCGCCACGGCTCAGACCGACGTTGCCAGGTATAGCAAGGACCTCGAAAACCTGAGAACGCGCATCGAATCTGCCCGGGCCCTGCTCACCAAGTCGCTCGAGGTCGTACGCCAAACCACGATCAACTTCCTGAACGGCGAGGAGATCGCCCGAATGCCGATCGATCACGAGATTTCGACCCGCGAAGCAACCAACGCCTTTCGGAGCTTAATGCGGACGGCGCGGTCAGTGGCGACCGAGCGTGGCTCGACCACCGATATCACCTACCCGTTCTACAGTCAGGCGGGCTTTGAAATCCCCGACAAGACCGGCCAGAACTATCTGAATGCCGACCAAGTCGAGAAGTATTGGGTCGACCGATTCGTCCGCGTCCCTGATAATCAGGTCGCCGTGCTGACCGCCAGTGGAAACCGGTTCGTGGGAGAGCCGCTTTCCCTCCAAATGCAGTTGTATCCGAACCCGATCGTATTCCGAAAGGGTGAAATCATTTCCGACTACCGGCTGGATGCGCGGAACAGCGATTCCGACATCCGAAGTTCGATCCGCGAATTCCTGCGGACATTCGTCAACACGCGGGCCCGGTCGCGGAAGATGATTCCCGTCGTCTCTCGCGATGGCGAATCCTTCGGTCAGTTCTCTGAGGATCAGTTCTTCGAAGCCTTTGCCCGAGCCAAGACCATCCACCGACTCGTGCGCATCGTCGCCGTCGCCCACGATGACATTCGCGCGGGCGATCCGCTCGCGATCGACCTGGAGTTCCGATGACGAAAAAGACCGTCCTCTCTGTGGACCCTGGCACCGAAAAGTGCGGTATGGCCTTGGTCCAACGCGACGAAAACGGCAATATCAAACTGCTTTGGCACGATGTGGTCCCAGCTGATGCCGTCATTGTGAAGCTCCATGAGGCCTATATTGTCGAGGAATTTCACCTCGTCATTCTCGGGGATTCTACGGGATCGAAGCAGGTGAAGACCGCTCTACGGCGGCACTTGCCGAGCATGGGTTTGTTGGTCGTGGACGAGACAGAAACCACGATTCAGGCTCGCGAAAGGTACTGGGAGCATAACCAACGCAAGGGTTGGCGAAAGATTTGGCCGGCCACCCTCCAGGTTCCGCCGGAGCCTTACGACGACTACGCGGCGATGGTGCTGGCCGAGCGTGTATTGACCGAAGCTTAACTTTCCGAAAGGTCTATCTAGCCTAAACGGTAAACTATAAGCGATATATGTCCCCCAAGATTCGGAATATCGGCATCATTGCGCACGTCGATCACGGAAAAACCACACTCGTCGATGCAATCTTTAAGCAGGCGGGTCTCTTCCGTGAGAATCAGCACATGGCCGACCGAGTCATGGATAGCAACGATCTCGAGCGCGAAAAAGGCATCACCATCCTCTCGAAGGTTGCTTCGGTCAACTACCTCGGCACGAAGATCAACATCGTTGATACGCCAGGCCACGCCGACTTTGGCGGCGAAGTGGAGCGCGTACTCAGCATGGTCGATGGTGTTCTCCTCGTCGTTGACGCCAACGAAGGACCGATGCCGCAAACGCGCTTCGTCCTCAAGAAAGCTTTCCAAAACGGCCTGAAGCCGATTGTGTTCGTTAACAAGATCGACCGCGAGAACTCGCGTCCGGCTTATGCCTACGACAAGACGCTCGACCTGTTCATCGACTTAGGTGCCGAGGAAGACGATCTGTTCTTCCCGGTCCTGTACGGATCGGGCGCGGGCGGCTATGCCCGCACCAAGCCGGAAGATGACAACACGGACATGCGGCTTCTGTTCGAAGCCATCGTGGCCAACGTTCCTGAGCCGCGCGTCGAGCAGGAAGGCCCATTCCGACTTCAGGTCAACAACCTCGACTACAGCGAATACCTGGGCCGAATGTTCGGTGGAAAGGTCTTGCGCGGGAGCGTGAAGATCGGCGACCGCGTCGAGATGCTTCGCGAGGAGAGCACCAAGAAGACGGGATTCAACGTCACCAAGCTCTGGACCTACGAAGGGCTCCAGCTTAAGGAAGTCGAATCGATTTCTGCGGGTGAAATCGCCATGCTGGCCGGACTCGACAACGTCCTCATCTCGGACACCATCGCCCTCGTCGATACCAGCGAGGCTCTGCCTGCGATCAAGGTCGAGCCGAGCACCCTGTCGATGAACTTTTACGCCAACAACTCGCCTCTGTCGGGCAAGGATGGCGGCAAGTTCCTGACGATCCACAAGATTCGTGAGCGGGTGGAGAAAGAGGAGGCCGTTTCGGTCTCCATCAAGATCGACCCGAGCACGGCGGCCGATACGGTGAAGGTCAAGGCGCGAGGCGAGCTCCAGCTTGCGATCCTCATCGAGACGATGCGCCGCGAGGGCTACGAAATGCAGATTTCGCGACCGCAGGTCATTTTACAACGCGATGAGAACAACCAGGTCCAGGAACCCAACGAACTGGCGGTGCTG
This window contains:
- a CDS encoding pre-16S rRNA-processing nuclease YqgF gives rise to the protein MTKKTVLSVDPGTEKCGMALVQRDENGNIKLLWHDVVPADAVIVKLHEAYIVEEFHLVILGDSTGSKQVKTALRRHLPSMGLLVVDETETTIQARERYWEHNQRKGWRKIWPATLQVPPEPYDDYAAMVLAERVLTEA
- the typA gene encoding translational GTPase TypA, whose amino-acid sequence is MSPKIRNIGIIAHVDHGKTTLVDAIFKQAGLFRENQHMADRVMDSNDLEREKGITILSKVASVNYLGTKINIVDTPGHADFGGEVERVLSMVDGVLLVVDANEGPMPQTRFVLKKAFQNGLKPIVFVNKIDRENSRPAYAYDKTLDLFIDLGAEEDDLFFPVLYGSGAGGYARTKPEDDNTDMRLLFEAIVANVPEPRVEQEGPFRLQVNNLDYSEYLGRMFGGKVLRGSVKIGDRVEMLREESTKKTGFNVTKLWTYEGLQLKEVESISAGEIAMLAGLDNVLISDTIALVDTSEALPAIKVEPSTLSMNFYANNSPLSGKDGGKFLTIHKIRERVEKEEAVSVSIKIDPSTAADTVKVKARGELQLAILIETMRREGYEMQISRPQVILQRDENNQVQEPNELAVLEVPEDGVGAVMEELSRRKGDLLNMKTNDNGSTTLEYSIPTRGLIGFRSTFLTLTRGLGLIGSLYDGYKPYKGEIAFRTQGSLISKDPGKLTRYAYEDVMERGTLFYPVGTDVYGGMIVGACSRDEDMIVNATKEKAANNIRSATSEQTTALDPHREFSLEQALSWLRDDELLEVTPKQLRFRKKILDHSERRVAERRSEVVV
- a CDS encoding DUF3084 domain-containing protein; translated protein: MDPQSVFFVLLMSAVGGICAYVADILGYKIGKKRISFKRIRPKYIARISVVVAGMLIPLVTIALIYAVSADFRTWLTKGQQFVRELQEKSEQLNGLNDTLVKKETQNAELTNKNHLYDADLKKKQDQVKEQEKKIQEQKDKLASLEASSRQLRDQFESAKTRLSEAKGQLEAKQKQLQAVTDNYASAKSKYDIAKQSYDEISKRNLELTSQNSKLTNDNADLATKAKQLQTTLTDLQAQMGGLNKEIESLKKDKEDAQQEAATAQTDVARYSKDLENLRTRIESARALLTKSLEVVRQTTINFLNGEEIARMPIDHEISTREATNAFRSLMRTARSVATERGSTTDITYPFYSQAGFEIPDKTGQNYLNADQVEKYWVDRFVRVPDNQVAVLTASGNRFVGEPLSLQMQLYPNPIVFRKGEIISDYRLDARNSDSDIRSSIREFLRTFVNTRARSRKMIPVVSRDGESFGQFSEDQFFEAFARAKTIHRLVRIVAVAHDDIRAGDPLAIDLEFR